In one Geoglobus acetivorans genomic region, the following are encoded:
- a CDS encoding damage-control phosphatase ARMT1 family protein, translating into MRMHARCPSCLLNRVYQECRYITDDEELISRIMERAIEIVLEEYRKKGVNAVSATRVHREVYRMLGTHDPYAGVKKIANEQAMKALPTAKKYIENGDRFRNAVIASIIGNSFDYGVLGHEVNDGEFEQYFKREFKRGLTIDDTDEIKHLARGNVVYLADNAGEIILDRLLVEEVKRLGGFVSFVVRGKPILSDATIEDARIAGISEVADEILTNGKGAIGIIEEELPEDTKERLENADIIISKGMANYECLSEGNYTNVAFLLRAKCEPVARSIGVKVGDMVAMLR; encoded by the coding sequence ATGAGGATGCACGCAAGGTGTCCGAGCTGTCTGCTCAACAGAGTCTATCAGGAATGCCGCTACATAACAGATGACGAAGAGCTGATCAGCAGAATAATGGAAAGAGCCATAGAAATCGTTCTTGAGGAGTACAGAAAAAAGGGAGTAAATGCAGTATCCGCAACAAGAGTGCACAGGGAAGTTTACAGAATGCTCGGCACTCATGACCCGTATGCTGGCGTGAAAAAGATAGCAAACGAACAGGCAATGAAGGCACTGCCAACAGCGAAAAAGTACATCGAGAATGGAGACCGGTTCAGGAATGCAGTCATAGCGAGCATAATAGGAAACAGCTTCGATTACGGAGTTCTCGGACATGAGGTCAATGACGGTGAATTCGAACAGTACTTTAAAAGAGAGTTTAAACGGGGCCTTACCATCGACGACACAGATGAAATCAAACATCTGGCGAGAGGAAATGTGGTGTATCTTGCGGACAATGCTGGAGAGATAATTCTCGACAGGTTGCTTGTTGAGGAGGTTAAAAGGCTTGGAGGCTTTGTCAGCTTTGTTGTAAGAGGAAAACCGATTTTGAGCGATGCAACCATTGAGGATGCAAGGATTGCCGGAATCAGTGAGGTGGCCGATGAAATACTGACAAACGGGAAGGGTGCCATAGGCATAATAGAAGAAGAGCTGCCTGAAGATACGAAAGAAAGGCTCGAAAATGCAGACATAATAATTTCCAAGGGCATGGCGAACTACGAATGTCTTTCAGAGGGCAATTACACCAATGTGGCGTTTCTGCTCAGGGCAAAG
- the gyrB gene encoding DNA topoisomerase (ATP-hydrolyzing) subunit B, with protein MEYSAEHIEVLSDLEAVRKRPGMYIGGIGIRGLHHLLWEVVDNSIDEALAGHCNRIKVVLHEDGSASVEDNGRGIPTEMHPLGKSALEIVLTKLHAGGKFSKKAYKVSGGLHGVGISVVNALSEWLEVYVKRNGKIHFQRYERGRPVTELKILGETDETGTLVRFKPDEEIFETTEFRYDIVAHRLRELAFLTKGVRIEFIDERKNKREIFYSENGILDYIKVLNKTKPKLHEPIYIQEGSNSTDVEIAIQFTDTDHEVVLAYANNIHNDEGGTHVIGFRAGLTRALNEYGKKKVKKYTPLSGLDIREGLTTIISVKLPEPQFEGQTKTKLSNSEVKSIVESIVYRGVLEWLEEHPDDANKIIEKCQTTRRAREAAKRARELVKRKSDVATLPGKLADCSSRNPEERELFIVEGESAGGSAKQARDRRFQAILPIRGKIINVEKAGMVKVLKNQEVKAIISAIGAGMGNEFDINRIRYGKIIIMTDADVDGAHIRTLLLTFFYRYMRPLIEYGHLYIAQPPLYRVKKGKKTYYVYSDAELEDLMKRIGNAEVQRYKGLGEMNPEQLWETTMNPQNRVLVKVALEDAAMAEELITVLMGEDVEDRRRFIMEHSKEVRNLDV; from the coding sequence ATGGAGTATTCTGCCGAGCACATAGAGGTTCTAAGCGACCTTGAGGCTGTTAGGAAAAGACCCGGAATGTATATTGGGGGCATTGGGATTAGAGGGCTCCACCACCTGCTGTGGGAAGTGGTGGACAACTCAATAGATGAAGCGCTTGCAGGCCACTGTAACCGCATAAAGGTCGTCCTGCACGAGGACGGGAGTGCAAGTGTTGAGGATAATGGTAGAGGAATTCCAACAGAAATGCACCCTCTGGGCAAGTCAGCTCTGGAGATCGTGCTTACCAAGCTGCATGCTGGAGGGAAATTCAGCAAGAAGGCTTACAAGGTATCCGGAGGGTTGCACGGAGTTGGTATCTCTGTCGTCAACGCTCTTTCAGAATGGCTTGAGGTTTACGTGAAGAGAAACGGTAAAATACACTTTCAGCGTTACGAGAGGGGGAGACCGGTAACAGAACTTAAAATTCTTGGAGAGACAGATGAAACCGGAACGCTTGTAAGATTCAAACCGGATGAGGAGATTTTTGAAACAACGGAATTCAGATACGATATTGTAGCCCACAGACTCAGAGAGCTTGCATTTCTGACAAAGGGTGTCAGAATAGAATTTATAGATGAAAGAAAGAACAAACGGGAGATATTCTATTCGGAAAACGGCATACTTGACTACATCAAAGTCCTGAACAAGACAAAACCAAAACTTCATGAACCGATTTACATTCAGGAAGGTTCCAACAGCACAGATGTTGAGATTGCCATCCAGTTTACAGATACAGACCATGAGGTTGTTCTTGCCTACGCCAACAACATCCACAACGACGAGGGTGGAACACACGTAATCGGATTTCGAGCGGGACTTACCCGAGCTTTGAACGAGTACGGCAAAAAGAAAGTGAAAAAATACACTCCCCTTTCCGGGCTTGATATAAGAGAGGGTCTCACAACAATAATCTCTGTTAAGCTCCCCGAACCACAGTTTGAAGGTCAGACAAAGACAAAACTCAGCAACAGTGAAGTCAAGAGCATTGTTGAAAGTATTGTCTACAGAGGGGTGCTCGAGTGGCTCGAAGAACATCCGGACGATGCAAATAAAATAATTGAAAAGTGTCAGACAACGAGGAGGGCAAGAGAGGCTGCGAAAAGGGCAAGGGAGCTTGTCAAAAGGAAGAGCGACGTGGCCACACTGCCGGGAAAGCTTGCAGACTGTTCATCAAGAAATCCGGAAGAGAGGGAGTTATTTATCGTCGAAGGTGAATCTGCTGGAGGTTCTGCAAAGCAGGCGAGAGACAGGAGATTCCAGGCCATACTGCCAATAAGGGGTAAAATCATAAATGTTGAAAAAGCAGGGATGGTGAAGGTCCTCAAAAATCAGGAAGTGAAAGCAATAATTTCGGCCATAGGGGCGGGGATGGGAAATGAATTTGACATAAACAGGATAAGGTACGGCAAGATTATTATTATGACGGATGCAGATGTCGATGGCGCCCACATAAGAACCCTGCTTCTCACGTTCTTTTACCGTTACATGCGACCCCTGATTGAGTACGGACACCTCTATATTGCCCAGCCCCCGCTTTACAGAGTCAAGAAGGGCAAGAAGACATACTATGTGTATTCCGATGCCGAGCTTGAGGACCTGATGAAGAGAATAGGTAACGCAGAGGTGCAGAGATACAAGGGTCTTGGAGAGATGAACCCGGAGCAGCTGTGGGAAACGACAATGAATCCGCAGAACAGAGTGCTGGTGAAGGTTGCGCTTGAAGATGCTGCGATGGCCGAGGAACTCATCACAGTCCTCATGGGAGAAGATGTCGAGGACAGGAGAAGGTTCATCATGGAGCATTCAAAGGAAGTGAGAAATCTGGATGTGTAA